ACTATAAACAAATGTTCGAAATTTGCAACAATCATTAGAGCCTCAAGCCGCCTTAACACCTTGTCCTGCCTCCACTCTTTTGCAAGCTCAACAACGCTTTTTTGCAGATTACCGCTATTTTGTTCAAGCTTTTCTTCAAACTTTTCGCACAATGTTATGGCATCAGCCACAGACCCGGCAAAACCCACCAGAACCTTACCATTGTATACCTTTCGCACCTTTTTAGCAGTCTGTTTCATTATCATATTCTGTGAAAAAGTAACCTGCCCATCACCGGCAATGGCAACCTTTTCACCCTTTTTCACAGCCACAATTGTTGTTGCATCAAACATATTTAACCTCCATAAATTTTAAATTATTCAAAAATCTGATTGGCAATTTGACTGCACAAACTCAGTGACCTTTCAGCAATCAAAAGTTTCTTTTTTTCCTTATCTTTTATCCTTGCAATTTCATCATCAATTGATATTATACCATAGTTTGCATTCATTGGCTGAAAATCTTTTTTTGGTGTTGTGATATACTCAATCAAAGCACCAATGCAGGTTGCTGGAGGAAGAGTAATTTGAGGTTTGCCAAGTACATACCTTGCAGCGTTTATACCTGCCACAATTCCAGTTGCAGCAGACTCCAGATACCCTTCAGCACCTGTTATTTGGCCTGCAAAGAAGATATTTGGGTATTTTTTGAGTGAAAGAAACTTTGTCAAAACCTCTGGTGAGTTTATATAAGAGTTTTTGTGCATAACGCCAAATCTTACAAACTCTGCATTCTCAAGTCCCGGAATCAGTCTGAAAACCCTCTTTTGCTCACCCCATTTGAGCCTTGTTTGAAATCCCACCATATTATAAAGCCTTCCATCCTGAGTATCTTTTCTTAGCTGAACCACTGCATATGGCATCCTGCCAGTTTTGGGGTCAACTATGCCAACAGGTTTTAGCGGTCCAAACCTCATAGTATCAATTCCTCTTCTTGCCATTTCCTCAATTGGCATACATCCCTCAAATAACAGGTCCCTTTCGAAATCCTTGACCTCAATAACCTCAGCATTTACAAGTTCATGGTAAAACCTTTCATATTCTTCCTTTGTCATAGGACAGTTTATATAATCATCCGAGCCCCTGTTATAGCGCGATGCAAAAAAAGCCTTTGAAAAGTCAATGGAGTCTTTTAACACAATGGGCGCTGCTGCATCGAAAAAATAAAGATTTTTACTATTGCAAAGCTTTGATATATCCTCAAGAAGACTTTCTGATGTCAAAGGACCTGTGCTGACAACTACAACCTCATCTCTTGGAATTTCTGTCACTTCCTCGTGGATAATCTCAATCAGAGGATTTTGTTTAATCTTTTCTGTTATATACTCAGAAAACAGAAACCTGTCAACTGCCAAAGCCTGTCCTGCCTCAACCTGTGTGCGGTAAGCTGCTTCCATAACAATTGAACCAAAGAGTTTCATCTCTTCTTTCAAAAGTCCAGAGGCATTTGTCAGAAGCTTTGACTTTAAAGAGTTGCTGCACACAAGCTCAGCAAACCCCTCTTGCTTGTGCGCAGGTGAAAACTTTCTGGGTTTCATCTCGTACAGTCTTACTTTAATACCATACCTGGTAATAGCATTTGCAGCTTCAACACCTGCAAGTCCAGCTCCAATTACTGTTATTTCCATTTTAGTCTTCACTCACCTTTTTCATTTAGCTTTACTTCATACCCGCAGGACTCATTTGAACATACAAGTTTTTTGCTACCTTTTTTGCCCTTTTCAAACATAAGCTGATTGCATTTAGGGCAGTTACCGGCCGGCTTTTCCCATACAATCAAGTCACATTCAGGGTAATTTTCGCATGTATAGTATTTTTTGCCCTTCTTTGATTTCTTTTCAACAAGCTTTTTGCCACACCTGGGGCATAAAACATCCAGATAGTCAAAATAAGGTTTTGTGTTTTTACATTCAGGATATCCCGGGCAGGCCAGGAATTTGCCATATCGACCTTTTTTAATAACCATATTTCTCCCACAATTTTCACAGACAATGTCTGTTTGCTCATCCTCAACTTTAATCTGCTGCATGGTATTTCGTGCAATTTCAAGCTCCTTTTCGAGCGGCTGGTAGAACTTTTTTACAATCTCCACCCAGTCAGCTTTACCTTCCTCTATTTTGTCAAGGTTTTCCTCAAGTTCGGCAGTAAACTCAATATCGATTATGTCCTTGAAGTATTCTTTTAAAATATTGGTAACAACTCTTCCAAGCTCTGTTGGTTTTAAAAATCTATCTTCTTTTACAACATACCCCCGCTCCAGAATGGTCTGGATGGTTGGAGCATATGTGCTTGGCCTTCCTATTCCTTTTTCTTCTAACGCTCTTATAAGTGTTGCTTCTGTATAGCGCGAAGGTGGCTGTGTAAAGTGCTGCTTTTTTTCAAGCCCAACCGGCTTTAACATCTCACCTTCGACAATCTCCGGAAGCTGGTTTTCTTCCTCCTCCTCAGTATCTGAATCCTTCCCCTCAACATATACCACCATAAAACCTGGAAATTTCAGCTTTGAACCTGTGAGCTTGAAAATATAGTCCTGGACTTCAAGCTCAGCAGTCAGAGAGTCATATACACTGCTTTCCATCTGTGATGCTAAAAATCTATCATAGATGAGCTTGTAAAGCCTGTACTGGTCAGGTGTTAGAGAATCTTTTATGCTCTCAGGGTCCTTCTCAATATATGTTGGACGGATGGCTTCATGCGCATCCTGAGCATCCTTTTTTGTTTTGTATACTCTTGGATTTTCAGGCACATATTCCTTGCCAAACTTTTGCAATATTACTCTTCTTGCAGCCTCCTGCGCTTCCTGAGAAACCCTTGTTGAATCTGTCCTCATGTAGGTAATTAAACCTACGCTTCCCTCACCCTTTATCTCAACACCCTCATAGAGCATCTGGGCAATCATCATGGTCTTGGCTGGTGTAAACCTTAACTTTCTTGAAGCTTCCTGCTGCAGAGTGCTTGTTATAAAAGGTGGGGGCGGATTTTTCTTCTTTTCAGAGATTTTAAGCTTTGCAACCCTGAATTCCTTATCTTTGAGTTGATTTACAATCTCATCCACCTGCTGTTGATTTTTAAACTCAATTTTGTCTTTTTTGGTGCCATAAAATTTTGCCTTAAACTCCTGATTGTCTTTTTTGAATATTGCCTCTAAGGTCCAGTATTCTTCTGGCTTGAAGTTTTCTATTTCCTCTTCACGCTCAACCACAAGTCGTGTGGCAACAGACTGCACACGCCCTGCAGAAAGCCCACCTTTCACCTTTTCCCACAAAAATGGACTTAGCTTGTATCCCACAAGCCTGTCAAGCACTCTTCGTGCCTGCTGTGCGTTTACAAGATTCTGGTCAATAGGTCTTGCATTCTTTAAAGACTCCTGGACAGCCTTTTTTGTGATTTCATTAAAGGTAATTCTAACACTGCTATTTATATCCAGCCCCAAAATATTTGCCAGATGCCATGAAATTGCCTCGCCCTCCCTGTCAGGGTCGGTGGCAAGGTAAACCTTTTCAGCCTCCATAGCAGATTTTTTGAGTCTGTTTATAACATTTGCCTTTCCGCGAATGTTTATATACTTTGGTGTAAAGTTATTTTCTATATCAACACCTAAGTCGCTCTTTGGAAGGTCTCTTACATGGCCCATTGAGGCTTCTACCTTAAACTCTTTCCCAAGATACTTTGCAATTGTTTTGGCTTTGGCCGGTGATTCAACTATGACAAGCTTTTTCAACGAGCATTTACCTCCTGTATTGGGAAATTTTATATTTTAACAATTATATTGCCTCTCTCCCGAACAACCCTGCCCTTTATCTCAAGCGAGGTTATAACGCTTGCAATTTTTGATGGTGACCAGTTTGTCAGCAAAATCAATTTCTCAATATGAGCTTCACCAATATTGTCCAAAAGCTTTAAGATGGTATTTTCTTCTTCAGAAAGTTCCTCTTCAAAACCAAACAAACTCATTTGTCTTGGAACAAGATTATAAATCTCTTTCAAATCATCCAGAAAATCCTGATATGAGCATACTATCCTTGCCCCTTCTTTTATTAACCTGTTTGTGCCGCTGCTCTTTTGCGAAAAAATATTGCCAGGTACAGCAAAAACCTCTTTTCCCATCTCAAGGGCAAAGTCAACTGTTGAAAATGTCCCGCTTTTCTCTGCTGCCTCTATCACAACAAGGCATGGTGAAAGCATTGCAACAATCCTGTTTCTCTGCGGAAAGTTCATTCTGTCCGGCAAAGTTTTTGGTAAAAACTCAGAAATCACACATCCTTTTTCTGTAATCTGGTTATAAAGCCTGTAATTTTCTTTTGGATATACAACATCCACCCCACACCCTAAAACAGCAATTGTTGTTCCTTTTTCCAGAGCTCCAATATGACAGCATGTATCAATTCCGCGTGCCATACCACTTACCACAACCATCCCCTGCTCAGCAACAATGCTTGCAAGCTCTTTTGCAACTTTCCTGCCATAATATGTGGGTTCTCTTGTGCCAACCATTGAAATTCTATTCTTATCTTTTAGAACATTTAAATTACCCTTTGCAAAAAGTATTACAGGTGAGTGATCAAAATTTTTAAACTCGGGCGGGTAAAACTCATCATCTTCAAGAATTATATTTATACTATTTTTTATACAAAATTCAAGAAGTTTTTCTGCCTCATACAAATCTGATTTTCTAATTAGCTGTGTAATGGATTGAGAAAAGCCATCTAAATTAAATTCTTTTCTGCTAAAGTAGGCATTTTCTAAGCTTTTAAACTCCTGTTTTATCTGTCTGAATTTTTTAGGTCCTATACCTTTTATTGTATAAAGCCAGAGCCAGTAAAGCTTTTTCTCTTCACTCATCTTCCAAACTCTCATCCTTTTTATTTAATCTTTCCCTTTGATAACACCAAGCGGTGTCATTTTTGCAACAGGCACAGCAAGTCTTGAGGTAATAACCGAGTTTATAACAGTATCAATGTCTTTGTAGCTTTGCGGACTTTCGTCCAAAAAGTCTTTAAGATTTCTGGTATTTATTAGTATCTCATTTTCCTGACCCTGTCTCAATGCTTTTGAAAACTCTTCAACCGAAATTGTTTTTTTAGCCTTATTTCGAGAAAGAACCCTTCCCGCTCCATGGTTGACTGTGTGATAGCTAATTATATTATCCTCAATCCCTCTCATAAGATATGAGCTTGAACCCATGCTTCCCGGCAAAATCACAGGATGTCCTGTTTTTAAAAACCTCGGATTTGGAATTAAATAGTGATCCGGCGGCAAAGCCCTGGTTGCACCTTTTCTTATCACAAGCTTTTCTCTGTTTGCAAATCTTTCCATATACGCTATATTGTGTGCGACATCATAAAGTACCCAGACATCAATACCATGCTTATCCAGAACCGAGATTATGAAATTGCTCATATAATGGCGATTTACCTTTGCATAAATTGCTGCTGACTGCATAGCTTTAATATAGTCCTTTGCAACTTTGTTGTCAATTGGTAAAAAGGTAAGCTGCGGGTCAGGAGTTGCAATGCCTCTTGATTTCATTACATCTTTAAATTTTTTTTGATAGTAATCACCGATAACCGCCCCAAACCTTCTTGAGCCTGAGTGAATCATCACAACAAGCTGACCTTCAAAAAGCCCCCACTCTTTTGCAACCTCATCATCTATTACATGAAGTTTTTGAAACTCAATAAAATGATTACCGCCACCGAGGGTTGCAAACTGCTCCTTGCCAATTTCATACGCCTCATCTGGAATTGTGTCAAGGTCAAACTCATGAATCAAAACCATCTTATCCGATATGTCTTTGTCAATCTCTGTGTTTTGCAGGTACTCTTCATACTTTGAGCGTGAAAGAGAAATCTTCTTGTTCTTCTTCCCCACACCTGTCGGAATCAGCTCTTCTATCTCGTTCATCATCTTCTTTAGAAGATTTTTATCTATATCATCTGCATATGATTTTGTAAGTATAAGTCTCATGCCACAGCCTATATCAACACCCACAATTGTAGGTGAAATCCAAGCCTTTGACATGTCCCAGACAATTATAGTCCCGATCGATGTGCCTTTACCAATATGTGCATCTGGTGTGTAGCCCAAAAACTCAACGTTTGGAATCTGAGATGCATTCTTTGCCTGCTGCAAAACTCCCTCGTCAAGGTCTTTTAAAATCTCCTCTGTCATGAAGAATATCGCATAGTCGTTTGTATAAACACCATCTCTTATCTTTTTCATAGACCCAATCACCACTTTCAAGAGATTTTTCTTTTATGGTTTGAAGTACCTCATAAGATGATGTAAAATTTGTTTAAACATCTTTTCAAGCAGGATTTACAAAAAACGACTATGGTATTTGCTCTTATTTCATTTTTGATCGGAAGCATTCCCTTTTCGTATATTATCACAAAGAAGTTTTTCAATAAAGACATAACAGATTCACCTGACAGAAATCCCGGCGCAACCAACGCATTTAGAATAGCCGGAGTAAAAGCAGGTGTGCCTTCGCTTATTCTGGATATTTCAAAAGGATATTTTGTGGCTTATATAGCCAAATACGTGCTTTTTTTGAAAGGACCGAACCTTTATCTTGTTGTTTTTATGGTCATATTAGGTCATGCATACTCTGTTTTTCTTCACTTCCAAGGTGGAAAGTCGATTGCTGCAACCACAGGAGTATTATTTGCCTTCTGGGGCATATTTCCTGTTGTGTTTTTTTGCACTTTTTACATTTTTAGGCCTTTTGATGTACAAGAAAGACAATCTTGGAACAGTGGTTGGAATTTGGTCACTCATGATTTGGGCAAGATGCGTGTACTTGCCAGTTGATGGTTTGATATTTTTGCTTGTGCTGTGCACATTTTTGACATACAGGCAGCTGAGAACCAAAACTATTGAGATGGATTTAATAAAAGTAGCAAAAAATATCTTTAAAGCATAATTCAAAAAGGGCAAGCTTCAAAATATACCAAAGCTTGCCCTTCCTTTCTATATCTTTGGCTCTGTATTTTTTAGCTCTTTACTTCTTCTAACACCGACAGGTCAACCTTGTTCTGAGGAATCCCTTGTTTTCTTTGCTCCCAGAGCTTGTCTGCAACCTTGCCCCACGCCTCTGAATATTCAAGTAGCTTGTTTGCAAGCTCTTCAGCTGTCTCTGTCTCACCACCAATTTGGGTGGGATGTGCACCAGATTCTTCAACAATCTTTTTGAGCTTGAGCGGATTGTCAATCATCGGACACGGTCTTAAATGGTTTTCACTGAAAGGAATATTCCTTCTGTATGCCATAAACAGCGGTGATTTTAGCGCATCAAGCAGTGAACATTCTTTTATATTGACATTTGAGAAATGTATAAATGCGCAGGGCTCAACATCGCCGTTTGCGTTTATATGAAGGTATCTCCTTCCACCTGCAATGCACCCACCGGCAGGCTCACCATCGTTCCAGAAGTCAAGAACAAATATTGGCTTTGACCATCTAATCTCTTCAATCCTCTTGTACATGTAAGCTCTTTGCTCCGGTGTTGCCATGAAAGATACATCAGCGTCCTTGCCGACAGGCACATATGTGAAGTACCAGCCAAATTTTGCACCCTTTTCTATCAAGAAATCTATATACTCATTAGATGATACCTCTTCTACATTGTACCTGTGATATGTTGTTGAAAATCCAAATACAACACCTGCTTCTTTGAGTTTTTCCATTGCTGTTACAACCTTCTTGAACACACCCTGACCACGTCGCTCATCAGTCGACTTTTCAAAACCATCAATACTGATTGCAAAAGCCAGGTTACCCACTTTGGCAACCTTTTCAATGAACTCATCATCCATTAATGTGGCATTTGTGAACGACAGGAACACTGTGTCCTCGTACTTTTCGCAAAGCTTTAATATGTCGTCTTTTCTCAGAAGAGGTTCTCCACCTGAAAAGATTATAAAGTACACTCCAAGATCCTGAGCTTCTTTTACAACTCTATCAAGCACTTCACAGTCAAGTTTTGCTGCTTTATGGTATTCTCCTGCCCAGCATCCTTTGCAGTGGAGGTTGCAAGCAGCTGTCGGGTCAATCAAAATAGCATATGGAATGTTTATATCGTATTTCTTGATGAGCTCCAACTGCTTTGGAACACCGATAAAACCTGCATTCAGGAAAAAGTTGATAAGAATTCTCTCTCTTACCTTTGGATTTGTCTCCTTTATTATCCTCATGGCATAGTGATGCCAGGAACTGTTTGGATCAAGCAAATACTTTTTGGCATTTTGAATATACCACTTGTCCCTATCACGTCTTACTATCTTTTCTGTAAGGTCCAAAATCTTACCCATATTCTCCTCGGGGTTATTTGCAAGGTATCTTATAACCTGTTTTAACACTGCCTCGCCTATTACTCTCTTTGGAAGTTCCATTTCCTCCCACTCCCTCTTTTTTATTCGCTCTTATTATAACTCCAGCAAACTGATGTGTCAATATTTATATATGCATATGCGTATATAACTATGTTTATTTTTTTTTGAAAACGTGCTATAATGTTAATTGTCATCATCTTTATAGCACAAAGGGGAGAGAAAATGACAAGGCTAAATGAAATACTCTATGCACTTTCAGACACAACAAGGCTTAGAATACTGAACATACTGGCTCATCGCGAGCAAAATGTAAGCAATCTGGTAAAGCTTATTCAAGAAAGTCAGCCCAAAGTTTCGCGCCATCTTGCTTACCTTAAAAATGTGGGACTTGTTGAAGCAAAAAGCCATGCTCAGTGGAAGATTTATTTAATAAGAAATGATGTTTTTGATAAATATCCTTTTCTAAAGGCATTGATACAAGACCTCTCTAAATTAGAGCTTTTTGCTAACGACTTAAAATTGCTATCTTCTCTTACTTAAAGGTTTGAAATTTACTGTTATTTAAAAAACCGTGCATCCAAAAAGACCTCCTTTATGAAGGAGGTCTTTTTTACTTTGTGACTATGTTGACTTTTTTATACTGCCGCTTTATAATATCATCATAAGTTGTTGCAAATTATTTGCAAGTAGGTGAAAATAGAATGCAAACATCCAATATAAAAGAGCTA
The Caldicellulosiruptor morganii DNA segment above includes these coding regions:
- the hslV gene encoding ATP-dependent protease subunit HslV — protein: MFDATTIVAVKKGEKVAIAGDGQVTFSQNMIMKQTAKKVRKVYNGKVLVGFAGSVADAITLCEKFEEKLEQNSGNLQKSVVELAKEWRQDKVLRRLEALMIVANFEHLFIVSGSGEVVEPDDSIAAIGSGGPYALAAARALVHNTDLEPAEIAKKALEIAASICVYTNNNITVLEL
- the trmFO gene encoding methylenetetrahydrofolate--tRNA-(uracil(54)-C(5))-methyltransferase (FADH(2)-oxidizing) TrmFO codes for the protein MEITVIGAGLAGVEAANAITRYGIKVRLYEMKPRKFSPAHKQEGFAELVCSNSLKSKLLTNASGLLKEEMKLFGSIVMEAAYRTQVEAGQALAVDRFLFSEYITEKIKQNPLIEIIHEEVTEIPRDEVVVVSTGPLTSESLLEDISKLCNSKNLYFFDAAAPIVLKDSIDFSKAFFASRYNRGSDDYINCPMTKEEYERFYHELVNAEVIEVKDFERDLLFEGCMPIEEMARRGIDTMRFGPLKPVGIVDPKTGRMPYAVVQLRKDTQDGRLYNMVGFQTRLKWGEQKRVFRLIPGLENAEFVRFGVMHKNSYINSPEVLTKFLSLKKYPNIFFAGQITGAEGYLESAATGIVAGINAARYVLGKPQITLPPATCIGALIEYITTPKKDFQPMNANYGIISIDDEIARIKDKEKKKLLIAERSLSLCSQIANQIFE
- the topA gene encoding type I DNA topoisomerase, with the translated sequence MKKLVIVESPAKAKTIAKYLGKEFKVEASMGHVRDLPKSDLGVDIENNFTPKYINIRGKANVINRLKKSAMEAEKVYLATDPDREGEAISWHLANILGLDINSSVRITFNEITKKAVQESLKNARPIDQNLVNAQQARRVLDRLVGYKLSPFLWEKVKGGLSAGRVQSVATRLVVEREEEIENFKPEEYWTLEAIFKKDNQEFKAKFYGTKKDKIEFKNQQQVDEIVNQLKDKEFRVAKLKISEKKKNPPPPFITSTLQQEASRKLRFTPAKTMMIAQMLYEGVEIKGEGSVGLITYMRTDSTRVSQEAQEAARRVILQKFGKEYVPENPRVYKTKKDAQDAHEAIRPTYIEKDPESIKDSLTPDQYRLYKLIYDRFLASQMESSVYDSLTAELEVQDYIFKLTGSKLKFPGFMVVYVEGKDSDTEEEEENQLPEIVEGEMLKPVGLEKKQHFTQPPSRYTEATLIRALEEKGIGRPSTYAPTIQTILERGYVVKEDRFLKPTELGRVVTNILKEYFKDIIDIEFTAELEENLDKIEEGKADWVEIVKKFYQPLEKELEIARNTMQQIKVEDEQTDIVCENCGRNMVIKKGRYGKFLACPGYPECKNTKPYFDYLDVLCPRCGKKLVEKKSKKGKKYYTCENYPECDLIVWEKPAGNCPKCNQLMFEKGKKGSKKLVCSNESCGYEVKLNEKGE
- the dprA gene encoding DNA-processing protein DprA, which produces MSEEKKLYWLWLYTIKGIGPKKFRQIKQEFKSLENAYFSRKEFNLDGFSQSITQLIRKSDLYEAEKLLEFCIKNSINIILEDDEFYPPEFKNFDHSPVILFAKGNLNVLKDKNRISMVGTREPTYYGRKVAKELASIVAEQGMVVVSGMARGIDTCCHIGALEKGTTIAVLGCGVDVVYPKENYRLYNQITEKGCVISEFLPKTLPDRMNFPQRNRIVAMLSPCLVVIEAAEKSGTFSTVDFALEMGKEVFAVPGNIFSQKSSGTNRLIKEGARIVCSYQDFLDDLKEIYNLVPRQMSLFGFEEELSEEENTILKLLDNIGEAHIEKLILLTNWSPSKIASVITSLEIKGRVVRERGNIIVKI
- a CDS encoding RtcB family protein → MKKIRDGVYTNDYAIFFMTEEILKDLDEGVLQQAKNASQIPNVEFLGYTPDAHIGKGTSIGTIIVWDMSKAWISPTIVGVDIGCGMRLILTKSYADDIDKNLLKKMMNEIEELIPTGVGKKNKKISLSRSKYEEYLQNTEIDKDISDKMVLIHEFDLDTIPDEAYEIGKEQFATLGGGNHFIEFQKLHVIDDEVAKEWGLFEGQLVVMIHSGSRRFGAVIGDYYQKKFKDVMKSRGIATPDPQLTFLPIDNKVAKDYIKAMQSAAIYAKVNRHYMSNFIISVLDKHGIDVWVLYDVAHNIAYMERFANREKLVIRKGATRALPPDHYLIPNPRFLKTGHPVILPGSMGSSSYLMRGIEDNIISYHTVNHGAGRVLSRNKAKKTISVEEFSKALRQGQENEILINTRNLKDFLDESPQSYKDIDTVINSVITSRLAVPVAKMTPLGVIKGKD
- a CDS encoding glycerol-3-phosphate acyltransferase, coding for MVFALISFLIGSIPFSYIITKKFFNKDITDSPDRNPGATNAFRIAGVKAGVPSLILDISKGYFVAYIAKYVLFLKGPNLYLVVFMVILGHAYSVFLHFQGGKSIAATTGVLFAFWGIFPVVFFCTFYIFRPFDVQERQSWNSGWNLVTHDLGKMRVLAS
- a CDS encoding radical SAM protein, with the protein product MELPKRVIGEAVLKQVIRYLANNPEENMGKILDLTEKIVRRDRDKWYIQNAKKYLLDPNSSWHHYAMRIIKETNPKVRERILINFFLNAGFIGVPKQLELIKKYDINIPYAILIDPTAACNLHCKGCWAGEYHKAAKLDCEVLDRVVKEAQDLGVYFIIFSGGEPLLRKDDILKLCEKYEDTVFLSFTNATLMDDEFIEKVAKVGNLAFAISIDGFEKSTDERRGQGVFKKVVTAMEKLKEAGVVFGFSTTYHRYNVEEVSSNEYIDFLIEKGAKFGWYFTYVPVGKDADVSFMATPEQRAYMYKRIEEIRWSKPIFVLDFWNDGEPAGGCIAGGRRYLHINANGDVEPCAFIHFSNVNIKECSLLDALKSPLFMAYRRNIPFSENHLRPCPMIDNPLKLKKIVEESGAHPTQIGGETETAEELANKLLEYSEAWGKVADKLWEQRKQGIPQNKVDLSVLEEVKS
- a CDS encoding ArsR/SmtB family transcription factor; this translates as MTRLNEILYALSDTTRLRILNILAHREQNVSNLVKLIQESQPKVSRHLAYLKNVGLVEAKSHAQWKIYLIRNDVFDKYPFLKALIQDLSKLELFANDLKLLSSLT